In Motilibacter rhizosphaerae, one DNA window encodes the following:
- the rpsA gene encoding 30S ribosomal protein S1: protein MTATPVDTPTSASGPRQVAINDIGSAEDFLAAIDSTIKYFNDGDIVEGVIVKVDRDEVLLDIGYKTEGVIPSRELSIKHDVDPSEVVKVGDEVEALVLQKEDKEGRLILSKKRAQYERAWGTIEKIKEEDGVVEGSVIEVVKGGLILDIGLRGFLPASLVEMRRVRDLQPYVGKTLEAKIIELDKNRNNVVLSRRAWLEQTQSEVRSTFLQTLQKGQVRSGVVSSIVNFGAFVDLGGVDGLVHVSELSWKHIDHPSEVVEVGQEVTVEVLDVDMDRERVSLSLKATQEDPWQQFARTHQIGQVVPGKVTKLVPFGAFVRVDEGIEGLVHISELAERHIELPEQVVAVGKEIFVKVIDIDLERRRISLSLKQANENVEVQGDAFDPTLYGMAATYDTQGNYIYPEGFDPETNDWLPGYEKQREEWERQYAEAQARFEAHRRQVEAAAEADAAATGDNGVSSASSYSSEPADDDRGGTLATDEALAALREKLTGGA, encoded by the coding sequence ATGACGGCCACCCCAGTCGACACCCCGACGTCCGCCTCCGGCCCGCGCCAGGTCGCGATCAACGACATCGGGTCCGCCGAGGACTTCCTCGCCGCGATCGACTCCACCATCAAGTACTTCAACGACGGCGACATCGTCGAAGGTGTCATCGTCAAGGTCGACCGGGACGAGGTCCTCCTCGACATCGGTTACAAGACCGAGGGCGTCATCCCCTCGCGCGAGCTCTCGATCAAGCACGACGTCGACCCCTCCGAGGTCGTCAAGGTCGGCGACGAGGTCGAGGCCCTGGTCCTCCAGAAGGAGGACAAGGAGGGTCGGCTCATCCTGTCCAAGAAGCGCGCGCAGTACGAGCGCGCCTGGGGCACGATCGAGAAGATCAAGGAGGAGGACGGCGTCGTCGAGGGCTCCGTCATCGAGGTCGTCAAGGGCGGCCTCATCCTCGACATCGGCCTCCGCGGCTTCCTCCCCGCCTCGCTGGTCGAGATGCGCCGCGTGCGCGACCTCCAGCCGTACGTCGGCAAGACGCTCGAGGCGAAGATCATCGAGCTCGACAAGAACCGCAACAACGTCGTCCTCTCGCGCCGCGCCTGGCTCGAGCAGACGCAGTCCGAGGTGCGCTCGACCTTCCTGCAGACCCTGCAGAAGGGCCAGGTCCGCTCCGGCGTCGTCTCCTCGATCGTCAACTTCGGCGCGTTCGTGGACCTCGGCGGCGTCGACGGCCTGGTGCACGTCTCCGAGCTGTCCTGGAAGCACATCGACCACCCGAGCGAGGTCGTCGAGGTCGGCCAGGAGGTCACCGTCGAGGTCCTCGACGTCGACATGGACCGCGAGCGGGTCTCCCTGTCGCTGAAGGCGACGCAGGAGGACCCGTGGCAGCAGTTCGCCCGGACCCACCAGATCGGGCAGGTCGTCCCCGGCAAGGTCACCAAGCTCGTCCCGTTCGGCGCGTTCGTCCGCGTCGACGAGGGCATCGAGGGCCTGGTCCACATCTCCGAGCTGGCCGAGCGGCACATCGAGCTGCCCGAGCAGGTCGTGGCCGTGGGCAAGGAGATCTTCGTCAAGGTCATCGACATCGACCTCGAGCGCCGGCGCATCAGCCTCTCGCTGAAGCAGGCGAACGAGAACGTCGAGGTCCAGGGCGACGCGTTCGACCCGACGCTCTACGGCATGGCCGCGACGTACGACACGCAGGGCAACTACATCTACCCCGAGGGCTTCGACCCGGAGACCAACGACTGGCTCCCCGGCTACGAGAAGCAGCGGGAGGAGTGGGAGCGCCAGTACGCCGAGGCGCAGGCGCGCTTCGAGGCGCACCGCCGCCAGGTCGAGGCGGCGGCCGAGGCCGACGCCGCGGCCACCGGCGACAACGGGGTCTCCTCCGCGTCGTCGTACTCCTCGGAGCCGGCGGACGACGACCGCGGCGGCACGCTCGCCACGGACGAGGCGCTCGCCGCGCTGCGCGAGAAGCTCACCGGCGGCGCCTGA
- a CDS encoding PilZ domain-containing protein yields MAIGSTVVLEVDGGTLPVAVTLVDSSHPDGPRLRVGLPPTGVRDPGTVAVSFGVQGGAIRLTGSVVLAEEELELTIEDVQPVQRRRHVRVFVEVPLVATISTGAATEGKARDLSASGVRITFPNDSVFLPGARVRLTLQLPAGPLHVSAMAVGLSPKGGFGFQFVDLAPNAEDAICAYVFAVQREQLRQRRRHED; encoded by the coding sequence GTGGCGATCGGGAGCACCGTCGTCCTCGAGGTCGACGGGGGAACCCTGCCCGTCGCCGTCACGCTGGTCGACTCCTCCCACCCCGACGGCCCCAGGCTGCGCGTCGGGCTGCCGCCCACCGGAGTCCGCGACCCCGGGACCGTCGCCGTGTCGTTCGGCGTCCAGGGCGGCGCGATCCGGCTCACCGGGTCCGTCGTGCTGGCCGAGGAGGAGCTCGAGCTCACCATCGAGGACGTCCAGCCGGTCCAGCGCCGCCGCCACGTGCGCGTGTTCGTCGAGGTGCCCCTGGTCGCCACCATCTCGACGGGCGCCGCGACGGAGGGCAAGGCGCGCGACCTCTCGGCCAGCGGCGTGCGCATCACCTTCCCCAACGACTCGGTCTTCCTGCCGGGGGCGCGGGTGCGGCTCACGCTCCAGCTCCCCGCCGGCCCGCTCCACGTCTCCGCGATGGCGGTCGGGCTGAGCCCCAAGGGCGGCTTCGGCTTCCAGTTCGTGGACCTCGCACCGAACGCCGAGGACGCCATCTGCGCGTACGTCTTCGCCGTGCAGCGCGAGCAGCTGCGCCAGCGCCGCCGGCACGAGGACTAG
- a CDS encoding class I SAM-dependent methyltransferase: MTEDVPGVARRPAGEVETVLANRSWWDAAAAGYQEEHGAFLGDADFVWGPEGLREADARLLGDVAGRRALEIGAGAAQCARWLTGQGAHAVASDLSGAQLGAARELDELHGTALPLVQADAGRMPFADASFDLVVSAYGALPFVADSAGVVREAARVLRPGGRFAFSVTHPVRWAFPDDPGPAGLTATGSYFDRRPYVEQDEQGRATYVEHHRTLGDRVRDVAAAGLVLVDLVEPEWPAGHDRTWGGWSPLRGRLLPGTAVFVCDKPR, from the coding sequence GTGACCGAGGACGTGCCCGGGGTCGCGCGGCGGCCGGCCGGCGAGGTCGAGACGGTCCTCGCCAACCGCAGCTGGTGGGACGCCGCGGCGGCCGGCTACCAGGAGGAGCACGGCGCCTTCCTCGGCGACGCGGACTTCGTCTGGGGCCCGGAGGGGCTGCGCGAGGCGGACGCCCGGCTGCTCGGCGATGTGGCCGGCCGCCGCGCGCTCGAGATCGGGGCCGGCGCCGCCCAGTGCGCCCGCTGGCTCACGGGCCAGGGGGCGCACGCCGTCGCCAGCGACCTGTCCGGCGCGCAGCTCGGCGCCGCGCGCGAGCTCGACGAGCTCCACGGGACCGCGCTCCCCCTCGTGCAGGCGGACGCCGGCCGGATGCCCTTCGCCGACGCGTCCTTCGACCTCGTCGTCTCGGCCTACGGCGCCCTGCCCTTCGTCGCCGACTCGGCCGGCGTCGTGCGCGAGGCCGCCCGCGTGCTGCGCCCCGGCGGCCGCTTCGCCTTCTCCGTCACCCACCCCGTGCGCTGGGCGTTCCCGGACGACCCCGGTCCGGCCGGGCTCACCGCCACGGGGTCGTACTTCGACCGCCGGCCCTACGTCGAGCAGGACGAGCAGGGCCGGGCGACCTACGTCGAGCACCACCGCACGCTGGGCGACCGGGTGCGCGACGTGGCGGCGGCCGGACTGGTCCTCGTCGACCTCGTGGAGCCCGAGTGGCCCGCGGGCCACGACCGCACGTGGGGCGGGTGGAGCCCGTTGCGCGGCCGGCTCCTGCCCGGCACCGCCGTCTTCGTCTGCGACAAGCCCCGCTAG
- a CDS encoding winged helix-turn-helix transcriptional regulator: protein MATRTAAEQRAEAKLAYDAFLAGCPTRTVMETIGDKWSGLVVTALADGPKRHGELRRVIAGVSQKMLTQTLRTLERDGLVDREVTAQVPVRVDYALTPLGETLVPVLGALKDWSELHMDRILAAREAFDEQGALAPV from the coding sequence ATGGCGACGAGGACCGCGGCGGAGCAGCGCGCGGAGGCCAAGCTGGCGTACGACGCCTTCCTCGCGGGCTGCCCCACCCGCACCGTGATGGAGACGATTGGCGACAAGTGGTCCGGCCTGGTCGTCACGGCGCTGGCCGACGGGCCGAAGCGCCACGGCGAGCTGCGGCGGGTGATCGCCGGCGTCAGCCAGAAGATGCTGACGCAGACCCTGCGCACCCTGGAGCGCGACGGGCTGGTCGACCGGGAGGTCACCGCGCAGGTGCCCGTCCGGGTGGACTACGCGCTGACGCCGCTGGGCGAGACGCTGGTGCCGGTGCTGGGCGCGCTCAAGGACTGGTCCGAGCTCCACATGGACCGCATCCTCGCGGCGCGCGAGGCGTTCGACGAGCAGGGCGCGCTCGCGCCGGTCTAG
- a CDS encoding glycosyltransferase yields MSLPSVTALVTVHQVERYVGEALDSALAQDYPEHLLDVVVVDDGSTDGSAGEVARRVGSGRVRVVRQANAGYVAATNRAVAEATGTLLAVLDADDVWPTDKVRRQVEALGERSLLYGDMTVIDRDGRVLQESWLEDQAPPVGDDVCGLLRGNVATSSSLLLRADAARRWGPVPVEVSFADWWFALRAALEGGLGYLAEPRTGYRFHGENMSLGTQGPERAGQLRASMALQRWFLRRLPERCAVEDVLGAWQSFADFGVELMRAAESPFVPLVPVSDADRAAAVAGAEQARALLADGRERAAAAAAVAAAAADPWCAPARTVIGLLG; encoded by the coding sequence GTGAGCCTGCCGAGCGTCACCGCGCTGGTGACCGTCCACCAGGTGGAGCGCTACGTGGGGGAGGCCCTCGACAGCGCCCTCGCCCAGGACTACCCCGAGCACCTGCTCGACGTCGTGGTCGTCGACGACGGCTCGACCGACGGCAGCGCGGGCGAGGTCGCGCGCCGCGTCGGCAGCGGGCGCGTGCGCGTGGTGCGCCAGGCCAACGCCGGTTACGTCGCGGCCACCAACCGGGCCGTCGCGGAGGCGACCGGGACGCTGCTGGCCGTGCTCGACGCCGACGACGTCTGGCCGACGGACAAGGTGCGCCGCCAGGTCGAGGCCCTCGGGGAGCGCAGCCTCCTGTACGGCGACATGACCGTCATCGACCGCGACGGGCGCGTCCTGCAGGAGTCGTGGCTCGAGGACCAGGCGCCGCCGGTCGGCGATGACGTCTGCGGCCTGCTGCGCGGCAACGTCGCGACCTCCTCGTCGCTGCTGCTGCGCGCCGACGCGGCGCGGCGGTGGGGACCGGTGCCGGTCGAGGTCTCCTTCGCCGACTGGTGGTTCGCGCTGCGTGCCGCCCTCGAGGGCGGGCTCGGCTACCTCGCCGAGCCGCGGACCGGCTACCGCTTCCACGGCGAGAACATGTCCCTCGGCACGCAGGGGCCGGAGCGCGCCGGGCAGCTGCGGGCCTCGATGGCCCTGCAGCGCTGGTTCCTCCGCCGGCTGCCGGAGCGCTGCGCCGTCGAGGACGTGCTCGGGGCGTGGCAGTCGTTCGCCGACTTCGGCGTCGAGCTCATGCGCGCGGCTGAGTCGCCCTTCGTCCCGCTCGTGCCGGTCAGCGACGCGGACCGCGCGGCCGCGGTGGCCGGGGCCGAGCAGGCCCGCGCCCTGCTCGCGGACGGTCGCGAGCGCGCGGCTGCGGCGGCCGCCGTGGCCGCCGCGGCGGCGGACCCGTGGTGCGCGCCGGCGCGTACGGTCATCGGCCTGCTCGGCTAG
- a CDS encoding ABC transporter ATP-binding protein, with protein MRRDPARLGWRRLAGRRSTAALALLVLAAAAEVLGAVVGGRLAGGAGAAGSDVALLAVLLLGSALLDGAGSTVVSGVIGRAEQRLRADLLARALHQPLPVLQEQAVGELLDRVDDDVNQAGHLLRTTGTNLARAALRAVLAWVVAGLTWPWAWLLFPAVAAVALLVARPSARTVAGRKLAEEVAWSEHAAQFEEAVAGRDDVRTALGQPHVLRQYARRASTLLARVSATSSASSTTQLRTGLAAQCLMAVLALAGVALVTADRMTLAALVTIWLLASSFVGQLGQVAQHLPEIQAGIGALTRVRALLDSPQEPDGGRPVPDVPADVEFRHLSFAFGDDDGPGFALDDVTFRVPAGLTCALVGRTGSGKSTLTSFLPRALEPPEGTVLVAGQDVRATDLEALRRAVGVVTQRTELLAASLLDNVTLFADVARADVEAAFAALDLEEWVSGLPDGLDTVLGPSGVLLSAGEQQLVAFARLLVRDVRVVVLDEATARMDPETERRVVHASERLLAGRTGLVVAHRLATTERCDLVTVLDAGRVVQHGRRDELVTAPGPFAELLAAAGTRSPEGERVSAPLTRTERRREPRTLPTVRPSLARTVWALLRIYPQWGFLGGIGFGLATVLGVYGAVSGFVWGRLVADLRSGSGTPWPLALVLVACLVAGPVFVSGAFRIYPRWWVAAALRVRFAVLRGQTMQHRLEQTSAGEVTARALDSDRLIWYADRWLDVCLAAIAVAAAAALSGSPLALLVLLGVLLLPALVSALGAPLAGRAAREAGDARARLGQELASALEAVRTVKLSGATATVQAQLERVDAQRVRAHVREYRVRTLLMSVPGVLVQAGVVTAWGVYAAGGWGLADAVLVATTVSGMGWFGIVMGAAVTEAPVARRWLQAAAQLAGTADLVSLPPQVDLVAGRSPLPDAAPRVPLRTLRLEGLTAVHEDGTVGVEGVDLTVDRGSVVLLAGRVGSGKSSLLRSLAGLVDHEGRILWNDEEVRSPQEFLRPGQVAYVSQVPRVLSVSFRDNVTLDHDRAPDPAFETARLHSDLAAAGGDGVLVGQRGVRLSGGQVQRLALARALATEAELLVADDVSSALDARTELELWEGLRHRGTTVIGTSSKRSALARADLVVVLEDGRVVAAGPWRELLPDWGHLAG; from the coding sequence GTGCGCCGAGACCCGGCCCGCCTGGGCTGGCGCCGCCTCGCCGGGCGCCGGTCCACGGCCGCGCTCGCGCTGCTCGTGCTCGCCGCCGCCGCGGAGGTGCTGGGCGCGGTCGTCGGCGGCCGGCTGGCCGGGGGCGCCGGCGCGGCGGGCTCCGACGTCGCCCTGCTCGCCGTGCTGCTGCTGGGATCGGCCCTGCTCGACGGTGCCGGCTCGACGGTCGTCTCGGGCGTCATCGGCCGCGCCGAGCAGCGGCTCCGCGCCGACCTGCTGGCCCGCGCGCTGCACCAGCCGCTCCCCGTGCTGCAGGAGCAGGCCGTGGGGGAGCTGCTCGACCGCGTCGACGACGACGTCAACCAGGCGGGGCACCTGCTGCGCACGACGGGCACCAACCTCGCCCGGGCGGCGCTGCGCGCCGTGCTCGCCTGGGTCGTCGCCGGGCTCACCTGGCCGTGGGCGTGGCTGCTCTTCCCGGCCGTGGCGGCCGTCGCGCTGCTCGTCGCGCGGCCCAGCGCACGTACCGTCGCCGGGCGCAAGCTCGCCGAGGAAGTGGCCTGGTCGGAGCACGCGGCGCAGTTCGAGGAGGCCGTCGCCGGCCGCGACGACGTGCGCACCGCGCTCGGGCAGCCCCACGTCCTGCGCCAGTACGCCCGCCGGGCCAGCACGCTGCTCGCGCGCGTCTCCGCGACCTCGTCGGCCTCGAGCACGACGCAGCTGCGGACGGGCCTGGCGGCGCAGTGCCTCATGGCGGTCCTCGCGCTCGCGGGGGTCGCGCTGGTCACCGCCGACCGCATGACGCTCGCGGCCCTCGTGACGATCTGGCTGCTGGCCAGCAGCTTCGTGGGGCAGCTCGGACAGGTCGCGCAGCACCTGCCGGAGATCCAGGCCGGCATCGGGGCGCTGACCCGCGTACGCGCCCTGCTCGACTCGCCGCAGGAGCCGGACGGCGGCCGTCCGGTGCCGGACGTCCCGGCGGACGTGGAGTTCCGGCACCTGTCCTTCGCGTTCGGCGACGACGACGGGCCCGGGTTCGCGCTCGACGACGTGACCTTCCGCGTCCCGGCGGGCCTGACCTGCGCGCTGGTGGGCCGGACGGGCTCGGGGAAGTCCACGCTGACCTCGTTCCTCCCGCGTGCGCTGGAGCCGCCCGAGGGGACGGTCCTCGTCGCCGGCCAGGACGTCCGCGCCACCGACCTCGAGGCGCTGCGCCGCGCGGTCGGCGTCGTGACCCAGCGGACCGAGCTGCTGGCCGCGTCGCTGCTCGACAACGTCACGCTCTTCGCCGACGTCGCCCGCGCGGACGTCGAGGCGGCGTTCGCCGCGCTGGACCTCGAGGAGTGGGTGTCCGGGCTGCCCGACGGCCTCGACACCGTGCTCGGCCCGAGCGGCGTGCTCCTGTCAGCGGGGGAGCAGCAGCTCGTCGCCTTCGCCCGGCTGCTGGTGCGCGACGTGCGCGTCGTCGTGCTCGACGAGGCGACCGCGCGGATGGACCCGGAGACCGAGCGCCGGGTCGTCCACGCCTCCGAGCGGCTGCTCGCCGGCCGTACGGGCCTGGTCGTCGCGCACCGGCTCGCCACGACCGAGCGGTGCGACCTGGTGACCGTGCTCGACGCCGGTCGCGTGGTCCAGCACGGCCGGCGCGACGAGCTCGTGACCGCGCCCGGGCCCTTCGCCGAGCTGCTTGCGGCGGCCGGGACCCGCAGCCCGGAGGGCGAGCGCGTGTCCGCGCCGCTGACGCGGACCGAGCGGCGGCGCGAGCCGCGCACGCTCCCCACCGTGCGGCCCAGCCTCGCGCGCACGGTCTGGGCGCTGCTCCGGATCTACCCGCAGTGGGGCTTCCTCGGCGGCATCGGCTTCGGGCTCGCCACGGTGCTCGGTGTCTACGGCGCCGTCAGCGGCTTCGTCTGGGGCCGCCTGGTCGCCGACCTGCGCAGCGGCTCGGGCACGCCCTGGCCGTTGGCCCTCGTGCTCGTCGCCTGCCTCGTCGCCGGTCCGGTGTTCGTGTCCGGGGCGTTCCGCATCTACCCCCGCTGGTGGGTGGCGGCCGCGCTGCGCGTGCGCTTCGCGGTCCTCCGCGGTCAGACGATGCAGCACCGCCTGGAGCAGACGAGCGCCGGCGAGGTGACCGCCCGTGCCCTCGACTCCGACCGCCTCATCTGGTACGCCGACCGCTGGCTCGACGTCTGCCTCGCGGCCATCGCGGTCGCGGCGGCCGCCGCGCTCAGCGGGTCGCCGCTCGCCCTGCTCGTCCTGCTGGGCGTACTGCTCCTGCCCGCGCTGGTGAGCGCGCTGGGCGCTCCGCTCGCCGGGCGGGCGGCGCGCGAGGCGGGCGACGCGCGCGCCCGGCTCGGCCAGGAGCTGGCGAGCGCGCTCGAGGCGGTCCGTACGGTCAAGCTCTCGGGCGCCACGGCCACCGTCCAGGCGCAGCTCGAGCGGGTCGACGCCCAGCGCGTCCGCGCCCACGTGCGGGAGTACCGCGTCCGCACCCTGCTCATGAGCGTGCCGGGCGTCCTCGTCCAGGCCGGGGTGGTCACGGCCTGGGGGGTCTACGCCGCGGGCGGCTGGGGCCTCGCGGACGCCGTGCTCGTCGCGACGACGGTGAGCGGGATGGGGTGGTTCGGCATCGTCATGGGGGCGGCGGTGACCGAGGCGCCCGTGGCACGCCGCTGGCTGCAGGCCGCGGCCCAGCTCGCCGGCACCGCGGACCTCGTGAGCCTGCCGCCGCAGGTCGACCTCGTCGCCGGGCGCTCGCCGCTGCCCGACGCCGCCCCGCGCGTCCCGCTGCGCACCCTGCGCCTCGAGGGGCTCACCGCGGTCCACGAGGACGGCACGGTCGGGGTGGAGGGGGTCGACCTCACCGTCGACCGGGGCTCGGTCGTCCTGCTCGCCGGGCGCGTGGGCTCGGGGAAGTCCAGCCTGCTGCGCAGCCTGGCCGGGCTCGTCGACCACGAGGGCCGCATCCTCTGGAACGACGAGGAGGTGCGCTCGCCGCAGGAGTTCCTCCGCCCCGGGCAGGTCGCCTACGTCAGCCAGGTGCCGCGGGTGCTCTCGGTGTCCTTCCGCGACAACGTCACGCTCGACCACGACCGCGCCCCCGACCCGGCGTTCGAGACCGCGCGGCTGCACTCCGACCTCGCCGCGGCCGGTGGCGACGGCGTGCTCGTGGGGCAGCGGGGGGTGCGGCTGTCCGGGGGCCAGGTGCAGCGGCTGGCCCTCGCCCGCGCGCTGGCCACGGAGGCCGAGCTGCTCGTCGCGGACGACGTCTCGTCCGCGCTCGACGCGCGCACCGAGCTCGAGCTGTGGGAGGGTCTGCGCCACCGCGGCACGACCGTCATCGGCACCAGCTCGAAGCGCTCGGCGCTCGCCCGCGCCGACCTCGTCGTCGTGCTGGAGGACGGGCGCGTCGTCGCTGCCGGCCCGTGGCGCGAGCTGCTGCCGGACTGGGGCCACCTCGCGGGCTGA
- a CDS encoding NADP-dependent oxidoreductase, whose protein sequence is MRAVQISSWGGPEVFEVVERPEPEPREGEVLVRVAAAALNPVEWFTAAGYLQELAPAVVPPYVPGWDFAGTVVRGEGYAEGERVVGMVRQFDGLDGSLAELVAVPGELLGRLGDADLVAAGGLALNAVTARQALELGGLAAGQTVVVTGASGAVGGAAVQLAAAAGATVVAVASTGDEEHVRSLGAATVLGRTSAEELGERVRGLVPGGADLVLDAVPLGPAAVGAVCDGGRFVTVLDSGVPAPERGILGVKVDVRPRPGELQELATAYAEGRLRVRVAAAYPLEEVAAAVEKASAGGLRGKVVVLL, encoded by the coding sequence ATGCGCGCGGTGCAGATCAGCAGCTGGGGCGGCCCCGAGGTCTTCGAGGTGGTCGAGCGGCCGGAGCCGGAGCCGCGGGAGGGCGAGGTGCTCGTCCGCGTCGCGGCGGCGGCGCTGAACCCCGTCGAGTGGTTCACCGCGGCGGGCTACCTGCAGGAGCTCGCCCCCGCGGTGGTCCCGCCCTACGTCCCGGGCTGGGACTTCGCCGGCACGGTCGTGCGCGGCGAGGGGTACGCGGAGGGCGAGCGCGTCGTCGGCATGGTCCGCCAGTTCGACGGGCTCGACGGCAGCCTCGCCGAGCTCGTGGCGGTCCCCGGCGAGCTGCTCGGCAGGCTCGGCGACGCCGACCTCGTCGCCGCGGGCGGGCTCGCGCTCAACGCGGTGACCGCACGCCAGGCGCTCGAGCTCGGTGGCCTCGCCGCCGGGCAGACGGTCGTCGTCACGGGTGCCAGCGGCGCCGTGGGGGGTGCCGCCGTCCAGCTCGCTGCGGCTGCCGGCGCGACCGTCGTCGCCGTCGCCTCCACGGGCGACGAGGAGCACGTCCGCTCGCTCGGCGCCGCGACCGTGCTCGGGCGGACGAGCGCCGAGGAGCTGGGGGAGCGGGTGCGCGGGCTCGTCCCCGGCGGCGCCGACCTGGTCCTCGACGCGGTGCCGCTCGGCCCCGCGGCAGTCGGCGCCGTGTGCGACGGCGGGCGCTTCGTGACCGTGCTCGACTCCGGCGTCCCCGCGCCGGAGCGCGGCATCCTCGGCGTCAAGGTCGACGTGCGCCCGCGCCCGGGCGAGCTGCAGGAGCTCGCGACGGCGTACGCGGAGGGCCGGCTGCGCGTCCGCGTCGCCGCGGCGTACCCGCTGGAGGAGGTCGCGGCCGCGGTGGAGAAGGCGAGCGCCGGCGGCCTGCGCGGCAAGGTGGTCGTGCTGCTCTAG